The Pelobates fuscus isolate aPelFus1 chromosome 2, aPelFus1.pri, whole genome shotgun sequence genome has a segment encoding these proteins:
- the TPBG gene encoding trophoblast glycoprotein isoform X1, whose protein sequence is MISSDLFNVLRLWRRDRRGPGLGGDGKSKRGALLVLVLVQTFGSAWSQQQSTCPTSCECSEAATTVKCVNKNLVELPQNIPSYVKNLFITGNNIKSLQKEAFTQPQPLLDLTNLNLSGNHFRELSNNVFSNLLSLRNLDLSHNMLERMSNFSFQWGEHRSNPLQELNLSNSFSNETLISQFQASMQNGALNNLRKLDLSGNNIFYMPEGTFSSLPSLKHLDLSNNSLVSLQPGIFTNLSQLQTLDLSNNALKCLKNSTLFDLPNQPGLLINLNNNSWVCDCQIEDFARWLNKTTIVEGAPSLLCSFPDKMRDTPIVELKFAEVECVSVDDNNSLQTSYVFLGIVLALIGVIFLLVLYLNRKGIKKWMYNIRDACRDHMEGYHYRYEINADPRLTNLSSNSDV, encoded by the coding sequence TCCTCTGATCTGTTTAATGTCCTGCGACTCTGgaggagggacaggaggggacCTGGATTGGGTGGAGATGGGAAAAGTAAAAGAGGTGCCCTGCTGGTTCTTGTTTTGGTCCAGACTTTTGGCTCAGCTTGGTCCCAGCAACAGTCCACCTGCCCTACTTCCTGTGAATGTTCTGAGGCTGCCACGACTGTAAAATGTGTGAACAAGAATCTTGTAGAGTTGCCACAAAATATTCCCTCTTACGTGAAGAATCTCTTTATTACAGGCAACAACATAAAAAGCCTACAAAAAGAGGCATTCACGCAACCACAGCCTCTACTCGATCTAACCAACCTTAATCTCAGTGGGAACCACTTCCGAGAATTGAGTAATAATGTGTTCAGCAACCTACTCAGTCTGAGAAATCTTGATCTCAGCCACAATATGTTGGAGAGAATGAGCAACTTTTCATTTCAATGGGGAGAGCATCGCAGCAACCCTCTGCAAGAACTGAACCTCAGCAATTCCTTTAGCAATGAAACATTAATCTCTCAGTTCCAGGCATCCATGCAGAATGGAGCTTTAAACAACCTCCGCAAACTGGACCTGAGTGGGAACAATATATTCTATATGCCTGAGGGCACGTTCAGTTCATTGCCCAGCCTTAAACATCTTGACCTGAGTAACAATTCCCTGGTGAGTTTGCAGCCAGGGATCTTTACAAACCTGAGCCAGCTCCAGACTCTGGATCTTAGCAACAATGCTCTGAAGTGCCTGAAAAACTCCACGCTTTTTGATCTTCCTAACCAACCAGGCTTGTTAATCAACCTCAACAACAACAGCTGGGTATGTGACTGCCAGATTGAGGATTTTGCCAGATGGCTAAATAAGACTACAATAGTGGAGGGAGCACCCAGTCTCTTGTGTTCCTTTCCGGACAAGATGAGAGACACACCGATTGTTGAGCTTAAATTCGCAGAAGTTGAATGTGTATCCGTTGATGACAACAACAGCTTGCAGACCTCCTATGTTTTCCTGGGCATCGTTCTAGCTCTTATTGGTGTAATCTTCCTGCTAGTTTTATATTTGAACAGGAAAGGCATCAAAAAGTGGATGTACAACATAAGAGATGCTTGCAGGGATCACATGGAGGGATACCATTACAGATATGAGATCAATGCAGACCCCCGGTTAACAAACTTGAGTTCAAACTCAGATGTATAA